One window of Chamaesiphon minutus PCC 6605 genomic DNA carries:
- the ltrA gene encoding group II intron reverse transcriptase/maturase, translating to MIREKHKWKPHKCESTDAGGRGGATRSSEEHPVMGWERRGSIVQLGKIEQPEIGRIQMEQAKPLSITKRQVWEAYKRVKANKGAAGVDGQTIEKFEENLSDNLYKLWNRMTSGSYFPSPVLRVEIPKGDGRMRPLGIPTVSDRVAQMVAKDLLEPELEKHFHPDSYGYRPGKSALDAVGMARKRCWKSNWVLELDIKGFFDNIDHELMMRAVRVHTEEKWVILYIERWLKSPIQMPDGTKQLPDKGLPQGGVASPLLANLFLHYAFDKWMERKNPDIQFERYADDAVCHCKSEAQAQKLKQDLNERMKEVGLELHPEKTNIVYCKDDDRREEYPLTSFDFLGYTFRPRRSKNRWGKHFINFTPAISNQAAKAIRKTSRQWDWQLRSDKKLEDLARMFNPVIRGWINYYGRYYKSALYPTLKCLERRLVMWATRKYKRLRNHRRQAAQWLRRIARKQPNLFAHWGLLYMAAG from the coding sequence ATGATAAGGGAGAAACACAAGTGGAAGCCCCATAAGTGTGAGAGTACCGATGCAGGTGGCAGGGGCGGAGCGACCCGTAGTAGCGAAGAACATCCTGTAATGGGATGGGAGCGAAGGGGAAGCATTGTCCAGCTTGGAAAAATCGAACAACCGGAAATCGGGAGGATTCAAATGGAACAAGCAAAGCCGTTGAGTATCACCAAACGCCAAGTTTGGGAAGCATATAAACGGGTCAAAGCCAACAAGGGAGCGGCTGGAGTAGATGGACAGACGATCGAAAAGTTTGAAGAGAATCTGTCGGATAACCTCTACAAATTATGGAATCGGATGACATCTGGCAGCTACTTTCCATCCCCGGTTCTACGGGTAGAAATACCAAAAGGAGACGGCAGGATGAGGCCATTGGGAATTCCGACTGTGTCAGATCGGGTAGCCCAGATGGTAGCCAAAGATTTATTGGAACCGGAATTGGAAAAACACTTCCATCCAGATTCATATGGCTATCGACCGGGAAAATCGGCATTAGATGCGGTGGGAATGGCGCGAAAACGTTGCTGGAAAAGCAACTGGGTGCTAGAGCTAGACATCAAAGGCTTTTTCGATAACATCGACCATGAGCTGATGATGCGGGCGGTGCGCGTACATACGGAAGAGAAATGGGTAATTCTGTACATCGAACGCTGGCTAAAGTCACCGATTCAGATGCCAGATGGCACCAAACAACTTCCAGACAAAGGGCTACCGCAAGGCGGAGTTGCCAGTCCATTGCTGGCGAATCTGTTTTTGCATTACGCATTCGACAAGTGGATGGAGCGGAAAAATCCGGACATTCAATTTGAGCGGTATGCGGATGATGCGGTGTGTCACTGTAAGAGCGAAGCCCAGGCGCAAAAGCTGAAGCAAGACCTAAATGAGCGCATGAAGGAAGTTGGGTTGGAACTTCATCCAGAAAAGACGAATATAGTCTATTGCAAGGATGATGACCGACGGGAAGAATATCCCCTCACCAGCTTTGACTTTTTGGGGTATACATTTAGACCTCGCAGGTCAAAGAATCGATGGGGAAAACACTTCATCAACTTTACTCCAGCGATTAGTAATCAGGCAGCTAAGGCGATTCGGAAGACATCGCGCCAGTGGGACTGGCAATTAAGGAGCGATAAAAAGTTAGAAGACCTGGCCAGGATGTTTAATCCAGTCATTAGAGGTTGGATTAACTACTATGGTCGCTACTACAAGTCAGCCCTATACCCGACCCTAAAATGCTTGGAACGTCGCCTAGTCATGTGGGCGACGCGGAAATACAAACGTCTACGGAATCATCGGCGGCAGGCAGCACAATGGTTGAGACGCATAGCGCGAAAACAGCCGAACCTGTTTGCTCACTGGGGATTGCTGTATATGGCGGCTGGATAA
- a CDS encoding SAM-dependent methyltransferase, which translates to MRTIDNPAQLKLDLFTPQPVNAQSDRIPEVRYLHPQPISSRSLKLADKLDKLAATMQTTIDSKLHPAIGQQNITARRSRIAAGMREEGEHLALIQRLLEGLAQSHRTGTCPPQFAKIDNRKQLADLATLCRWHEEDSKYLQDSFTYGYSIVERLVQFGIRSKDEAIVAVELLGKLCSSNPAPEIDRSVEKANELRRRAIYTKVPDFFPTPPEIIDRMLQLARIETTHRVLDPSAGAGDLCLAVRKLGAVVECFEINSDLHQALTLLDFQPLDRDFLFATPRPIYDRVLMNPPFSNDAYIDHVRAAYGWLAPGGELVSVLPNGYRSSRSLQRRNFSDWLDDLDASRYDNPADAFTKSDHSCGVSTHLIHLRRDAA; encoded by the coding sequence ATGAGAACCATTGATAACCCAGCCCAGCTCAAGCTAGACCTATTTACACCGCAGCCCGTAAATGCACAGAGCGATCGCATCCCAGAAGTCCGATATCTACATCCTCAACCAATATCGAGCCGCAGCCTCAAACTGGCTGATAAATTGGATAAATTAGCAGCCACAATGCAGACAACCATTGACTCAAAACTGCATCCCGCAATCGGGCAACAAAACATCACCGCCCGTCGTTCGCGAATTGCCGCTGGAATGCGTGAAGAAGGCGAGCATTTAGCACTCATCCAACGCTTGCTCGAAGGACTCGCCCAGTCACATCGTACTGGCACATGTCCTCCTCAGTTTGCGAAAATTGATAACCGCAAGCAATTAGCCGATCTCGCTACCCTTTGCCGCTGGCACGAAGAAGATTCTAAGTATCTCCAGGACTCCTTTACCTACGGTTATTCGATCGTCGAGCGACTCGTACAGTTTGGCATTAGATCGAAGGATGAAGCGATTGTGGCTGTGGAACTGTTGGGAAAATTATGTTCTAGCAATCCCGCACCTGAAATCGACAGGTCTGTGGAAAAGGCGAACGAGCTGCGTCGTCGCGCGATTTACACCAAAGTGCCCGACTTCTTCCCCACTCCGCCAGAAATAATCGATCGGATGCTACAGCTTGCGCGAATAGAAACCACTCACCGAGTACTCGATCCCAGTGCTGGAGCTGGCGATCTCTGTCTTGCCGTTCGCAAGTTAGGGGCGGTGGTGGAGTGCTTCGAGATTAACTCAGATCTACACCAAGCACTTACTCTGCTTGATTTTCAGCCGTTAGATCGCGATTTTCTGTTCGCCACTCCACGACCGATCTACGATCGTGTACTGATGAATCCGCCATTTTCTAATGATGCTTATATCGACCACGTTCGAGCTGCCTATGGCTGGCTGGCTCCTGGCGGCGAACTTGTTTCGGTATTACCCAATGGATATCGATCCAGCCGTAGCCTACAGCGTCGGAATTTCTCGGATTGGCTCGACGATCTCGATGCCAGTCGTTATGACAATCCCGCTGATGCTTTCACCAAGAGCGATCATAGCTGTGGAGTATCGACCCATCTAATTCACTTGCGTCGGGACGCGGCATAG
- a CDS encoding single-strand-binding protein yields MQVNISGLVGRAPKCLPDDSSSLEAALAVTTNDGKDWFAIRFSNALVNAAQTIRKGDTISVTGDLTFEPLPDGSTAPSKPVVAVSDLQVCDLAVAY; encoded by the coding sequence ATGCAAGTTAACATTTCCGGTTTAGTCGGTCGCGCTCCTAAGTGCTTACCCGATGATAGTTCGAGCCTCGAAGCTGCCCTAGCAGTAACAACTAATGACGGAAAAGATTGGTTTGCGATCAGATTTAGCAATGCCTTAGTCAATGCTGCCCAAACCATCCGCAAAGGCGACACGATCTCCGTCACTGGCGATCTGACTTTTGAACCACTCCCCGATGGTTCGACCGCGCCCTCTAAGCCTGTTGTTGCTGTCTCGGATTTGCAAGTATGCGACCTTGCTGTTGCTTACTAG
- a CDS encoding DUF5895 domain-containing protein, protein MTNSSQPVRDRFASPEYCNPNAKLPYIQSLRGENPVECGFFVSLDQMAKASWVNVPETLDTYTFSSGAVEQGSILRQPRMLVVPKSGLMAARTVKGENGNSELELLGKYGEFKGQAGVTNIQIFEVLLLDCDNNPLHEIPLQYIAKGATQATFSFHYQQFLLEITMCHAQANGISARPKNLEFNALCVFEFEVTRELAGNNSNKAPACKVASHSKPTLDNWESFFLGRNDELANRVLQLLDIPVEPAVFAAAKPIAQIAPAIEPVVQTLTVDDSEDDNIPF, encoded by the coding sequence ATGACTAATTCTTCTCAGCCCGTCCGCGATCGCTTTGCCTCACCCGAATATTGCAATCCCAATGCCAAGCTACCATACATCCAAAGCTTGCGCGGCGAGAATCCCGTCGAGTGCGGTTTCTTTGTCAGCCTCGACCAGATGGCTAAAGCAAGCTGGGTTAATGTGCCTGAGACGTTGGATACCTATACCTTCTCTAGCGGGGCGGTAGAGCAAGGCTCGATCCTCCGCCAGCCTCGGATGCTAGTAGTCCCTAAATCTGGATTAATGGCGGCGCGAACTGTCAAAGGTGAAAACGGTAACTCCGAGCTGGAGTTGCTTGGAAAGTACGGTGAGTTTAAAGGACAAGCTGGTGTTACTAATATCCAGATCTTTGAAGTGCTATTGCTCGATTGCGACAATAATCCCCTGCATGAAATCCCCTTGCAGTACATCGCCAAAGGTGCTACCCAAGCCACTTTCTCGTTCCACTACCAGCAGTTTCTCCTAGAGATAACTATGTGCCACGCTCAAGCCAATGGTATTTCCGCGCGTCCCAAGAACCTCGAATTTAACGCCCTGTGCGTGTTTGAGTTTGAGGTCACGCGCGAGCTAGCTGGTAATAACAGTAATAAAGCACCTGCTTGTAAGGTTGCCAGTCATTCCAAGCCCACGCTCGATAACTGGGAGAGCTTCTTTCTCGGTCGCAATGACGAACTGGCAAATCGCGTCCTCCAATTGCTTGATATCCCCGTCGAGCCAGCAGTTTTCGCCGCTGCCAAGCCCATCGCCCAGATCGCTCCGGCGATCGAGCCAGTCGTCCAAACCCTTACTGTCGATGATAGTGAGGATGACAACATCCCGTTCTAA